One genomic region from Amycolatopsis sp. FBCC-B4732 encodes:
- a CDS encoding glycoside hydrolase family 3 C-terminal domain-containing protein: MSFDVDALLAGLDLDAKASLLSGQDVWSLPALPDIGLDSLVLSDGPVGVRGVRWSQDDPSVTLPSPTALAASWDPRLAVRAGRLLAQEARRKGVHVLLAPTVNLQRSPLGGRHFECYSEDPLLTGMIGAGYVTGVQDGGVGVTVKHFVANDFETERFTADVHVAERALRELYLAPFELIVKRAKPWGIMAAYNSVNGTTMTQHAELLDGVLRGEWGFDGFVVSDWLAARDTVASANGGLDVAMPGPRTVFGARLAEAVRGGEVDESVVDDMVRRVLLLAHRTGALEGSPAARRSEMDGDAIAREVAHRSFVLLSNETGVLPLKQPRSIALIGALAEDPKILGGGSATVFPDHVVSPLDGLRKAVPPGTDLAFATGADPRTTLPPATDNFRLRALAQAADGTRLAEFPLREAKIAWIGELPDGLDLNTLASVEISGTYLPERSGTHTFAVTGPGDLRLAVAGQTLFDGVNLPPGGDVFTSIMQVNEQRREIDLTAGELVDVSLTYWIPSEMAEFARGSFAWVTFALGHRGPVPDPDAALEEAVALAGKSDVAVVVVGTTAEVESEGFDRASLSLPGRQDELVARVAAVNPNTVVVVNAGAPVELPWRADVAAVLLTWFPGQAGGDALADVLFGIEEPGGRLPTTWPAKLEDAPVTDVTPREGVLEYGEGVHIGYSAWARGDEQPAYWFGHGQGYTTWAYEELDGYPDEEGGARVRVRVRNTGKRRGREVVQLYLAPTERGDRPHRWLAGFASVEAGPGESVETDVVIPPRSAEVWRDGWQHIAGEYVLEASHSYAEPRLSTRIVLQKIR, from the coding sequence ATGAGCTTCGACGTCGACGCGCTGCTGGCCGGGCTCGACCTGGACGCCAAGGCGAGCCTGCTCTCCGGGCAGGACGTCTGGAGCCTGCCCGCCCTGCCGGACATCGGCCTGGACTCCCTCGTCCTCTCCGACGGCCCGGTCGGCGTCCGCGGGGTCCGCTGGAGCCAGGACGACCCCTCCGTGACGCTCCCCAGCCCGACCGCGCTCGCCGCGAGCTGGGACCCGCGGCTCGCCGTGCGCGCCGGCCGCCTGCTCGCGCAGGAAGCCCGCCGCAAGGGCGTGCACGTGCTGCTCGCCCCGACGGTCAACCTCCAGCGCTCACCGCTGGGCGGCCGCCACTTCGAGTGCTACTCGGAAGATCCCCTCCTCACCGGGATGATCGGCGCCGGCTACGTCACCGGCGTGCAGGACGGCGGAGTCGGCGTGACGGTCAAGCACTTCGTCGCCAACGACTTCGAGACCGAGCGCTTCACCGCCGACGTCCACGTCGCCGAACGCGCGCTGCGCGAGCTCTACCTCGCACCCTTCGAACTCATCGTGAAGCGCGCGAAGCCGTGGGGGATCATGGCCGCCTACAACAGCGTCAACGGCACCACGATGACCCAGCACGCCGAACTGCTCGACGGCGTGCTGCGTGGCGAATGGGGTTTCGACGGCTTCGTCGTTTCCGACTGGCTGGCCGCGCGCGACACCGTCGCCTCCGCCAACGGCGGCCTCGACGTCGCGATGCCCGGCCCCCGGACGGTTTTCGGCGCGCGGCTCGCGGAAGCCGTGCGCGGCGGCGAAGTCGACGAGAGCGTCGTCGACGACATGGTCCGCCGCGTGCTCCTGCTCGCCCACCGGACCGGCGCGCTCGAAGGCAGCCCGGCCGCCCGGCGGTCCGAAATGGACGGTGACGCGATCGCGCGCGAGGTCGCGCACCGGTCTTTCGTGTTGCTCAGCAACGAAACCGGTGTGCTGCCGCTCAAGCAGCCGCGGAGCATCGCCCTCATCGGCGCGCTGGCCGAGGACCCGAAGATCCTCGGCGGCGGCAGTGCCACCGTGTTCCCCGATCACGTCGTCTCCCCTCTGGACGGCCTCCGCAAGGCCGTTCCCCCGGGCACCGACTTGGCGTTCGCCACCGGTGCCGATCCGCGAACGACGCTACCGCCGGCCACCGACAATTTCCGGCTCCGCGCCCTCGCCCAAGCCGCGGATGGCACCCGATTGGCTGAATTCCCGCTCAGGGAAGCCAAAATCGCGTGGATCGGCGAACTGCCGGACGGGCTCGACCTGAACACGCTCGCGTCGGTCGAGATCTCCGGCACCTACCTGCCGGAGCGCAGCGGCACGCACACCTTCGCCGTCACCGGGCCCGGCGACCTCCGCCTCGCCGTCGCCGGCCAGACCCTCTTCGACGGCGTGAACCTGCCGCCCGGCGGGGACGTCTTCACCTCGATCATGCAGGTCAACGAGCAGCGCCGCGAGATCGACCTGACCGCGGGCGAACTCGTCGACGTCAGCCTGACGTACTGGATCCCGTCCGAGATGGCGGAGTTCGCCCGGGGCAGCTTCGCCTGGGTGACCTTCGCGCTCGGCCACCGCGGCCCGGTGCCCGACCCGGACGCCGCGCTCGAGGAAGCCGTTGCGCTGGCGGGGAAGTCGGACGTCGCGGTCGTCGTGGTCGGCACCACCGCCGAGGTCGAGAGCGAGGGCTTCGACCGGGCTTCGCTGTCCCTGCCGGGCCGCCAGGACGAGCTGGTCGCCCGGGTCGCCGCGGTCAACCCGAACACCGTGGTCGTCGTCAACGCCGGCGCCCCGGTCGAGCTGCCGTGGCGCGCCGACGTCGCCGCGGTGCTGCTCACCTGGTTCCCCGGCCAGGCCGGCGGCGACGCGCTCGCCGACGTCCTCTTCGGCATCGAGGAACCCGGCGGCCGCCTGCCGACGACGTGGCCGGCGAAGCTCGAAGACGCGCCGGTCACCGACGTGACCCCGCGGGAAGGCGTCCTCGAATACGGCGAAGGCGTCCACATCGGCTACAGCGCCTGGGCCCGCGGCGACGAACAGCCCGCCTACTGGTTCGGCCACGGCCAGGGCTACACGACCTGGGCGTACGAGGAGCTCGACGGCTACCCGGACGAAGAAGGCGGGGCCCGCGTCCGGGTCCGCGTGCGCAACACGGGGAAGCGGCGGGGCCGCGAGGTCGTCCAGCTCTACCTGGCCCCGACCGAGCGCGGCGACCGGCCGCACCGCTGGCTCGCGGGGTTCGCGAGCGTCGAGGCGGGGCCCGGCGAATCCGTCGAGACCGACGTCGTCATCCCGCCGAGGTCCGCCGAGGTCTGGCGGGACGGCTGGCAGCACATCGCGGGCGAGTACGTCTTGGAGGCGTCGCACTCCTACGCCGAACCGCGGCTGAGCACGCGGATCGTCCTCCAGAAAATCCGTTGA
- a CDS encoding TetR/AcrR family transcriptional regulator — MTRARGADRRASIVRAAFEVIAERGYRGTSLAAVAERVGLTQQGLMHYFPTKEDLLTAVLETRDEWDLLHFGHAPPGDESAMTVNQLADLVDYNATRPGIVQTYTVLSADSVTEDHPAREYFHDRYTRVRAGMTQMLERHRDELPPGTTPEQLAPIAIAVLDGLQLQWLLDPAEVDMSTGFRTFLTMLGIKPD, encoded by the coding sequence ATGACCCGGGCCAGGGGAGCCGACCGCCGCGCGAGCATCGTCCGAGCGGCCTTCGAGGTGATCGCCGAACGCGGCTACCGCGGCACCTCGCTGGCCGCGGTCGCCGAGCGCGTCGGCCTGACCCAACAGGGGCTGATGCACTACTTCCCGACGAAGGAAGACCTGCTCACGGCCGTGCTGGAGACCCGCGACGAGTGGGACCTGCTCCACTTCGGCCACGCCCCGCCGGGCGACGAGTCGGCGATGACGGTCAACCAGCTGGCCGACCTGGTCGACTACAACGCCACGCGCCCGGGCATCGTCCAGACGTACACGGTGCTGTCGGCGGACAGCGTCACCGAGGACCACCCGGCGCGCGAGTACTTCCACGACCGCTACACGCGCGTCCGGGCAGGCATGACGCAGATGCTGGAACGCCACCGCGACGAGCTCCCGCCGGGCACGACGCCGGAACAGCTGGCCCCGATCGCCATCGCGGTCCTCGACGGCCTGCAGTTGCAGTGGCTGCTGGACCCGGCGGAGGTCGACATGTCCACCGGCTTCCGCACGTTCCTGACGATGCTGGGCATCAAGCCGGACTGA
- a CDS encoding DUF1579 family protein, which produces MDMPTLGPAHDALKAFVGDWTGTEELAAAPWAPASTAHAECGYRLALNGFALIQHYRQRRDDGSEFLGHNVFTADPGTGETLWYGFDSYGFPPDSPARGSWSGTTLTLEKKTARGVARHRLTPAGDTLTHEIDVKMGEDRDFSPFLRAHYSRVEE; this is translated from the coding sequence ATGGACATGCCCACCCTCGGCCCCGCCCACGACGCGCTGAAAGCCTTCGTCGGCGACTGGACCGGCACCGAAGAGCTCGCCGCGGCACCGTGGGCACCCGCCTCGACCGCGCACGCCGAGTGCGGATACCGCTTGGCCCTCAACGGGTTCGCGCTGATCCAGCACTACCGCCAGCGCCGCGACGACGGATCCGAATTCCTCGGGCACAACGTCTTCACCGCCGACCCGGGCACCGGTGAGACGCTTTGGTACGGCTTCGACAGCTACGGCTTCCCACCCGACTCGCCCGCCCGCGGCAGCTGGTCCGGCACCACGCTGACCCTGGAGAAGAAGACCGCCCGCGGGGTGGCCCGCCACCGGCTCACCCCGGCCGGGGACACCTTGACGCACGAAATCGACGTCAAGATGGGCGAAGACCGCGATTTCAGCCCATTCCTGCGTGCGCACTACAGCCGCGTCGAAGAGTAG
- a CDS encoding MarR family winged helix-turn-helix transcriptional regulator — MRSPRAETFTRVIDAVFACNGGFLVAGDALTGPVGLTAAQWQVLGFLEDGPATAADVARRRGLRRQSVQETVNRLLRNGMLDRLPNPADARAPLLTLTRRAKDAMRELGRAQVEWAEGLAAEVSQEDLETTLRTLRRLRELAAQPRLP, encoded by the coding sequence ATGCGGTCTCCCAGAGCTGAGACGTTCACCCGCGTGATCGACGCGGTTTTCGCGTGCAACGGCGGCTTCCTCGTGGCGGGCGACGCGCTCACCGGGCCGGTCGGCCTGACGGCGGCGCAGTGGCAGGTGCTCGGCTTCCTGGAGGACGGCCCGGCGACGGCCGCGGACGTCGCCCGGCGGCGGGGGCTGCGCCGGCAGAGCGTGCAGGAGACGGTGAACCGCCTGCTGCGCAACGGAATGCTCGACCGGCTGCCGAACCCGGCGGACGCGCGGGCGCCGCTGTTGACGTTGACGCGCCGGGCGAAGGACGCGATGCGGGAGCTGGGCCGCGCGCAGGTCGAGTGGGCGGAGGGACTGGCGGCGGAGGTGTCGCAGGAAGACCTGGAGACGACGCTGCGCACGTTGCGGCGCCTGCGGGAGCTGGCGGCCCAGCCGCGGTTGCCGTGA